GTGTTCACGAGTGCCCACATGAGGTCCGTGACGCCCGCCGCGCGGTTCTTGGCATCCTTCAGGTGCTGCACCGCGTCGGCTTTCTCGGTCGCTTTGGGAAGGCGCGAGAGCGTCGCGAGGAACAGTTCCTCGGCCAGTTCTTCGTTCGTGAGTTTGCTCTTGGCGAGGGCCGTTACTCGGCCTTCGGCAGCCGCAAATTTTGCGAGTACCACCGTGTCGGTCATGCGGAACAGCGTTTGGGGCAGTGCGGGTTCCGTTGCGCGCTCGCAATCGCAGGCGGTCGTGCGCGGCGGGCGCCCGAAGATCCGCAGCGCGTAAGCCACGCTCCCGTTCAGCCGGCTCGAACCGAGTTCGACCATCTTCGTGCCGAGCGGGGCTTCTTCCTGACCTGTAAATTTCTCTTCCACACCCATCGCGGCGTTGAGCACGTCCACCACTTGCTCGGCCATGAGCGGGCGGATGAAGGCGTGCGAGAAGTTGTTCTTGTCGAACTTGTTGCTCTCGTTGGTGGCGTAGCTCAGTTGGTACGTCCGGCTCAGCAGGACCGTGCGTTCCAGTTTGCGAATGTCGAACTTGCTCTCGATGAAGTCCTTGGTGAGTGCGTCGAGGAGCCGCGCGTTGATCGGTGGGTTCGCGAGCGAGAAGTCGTCCACGGGGTTCACGAGCCCGACGCCGAAGTAGTGCGCCCACACGCGGTTCACAAAACTCTTCGCGAAGAACGGGTTCTCAGGAGCAGTGAGCCAGTCGGCGAGTTTCACGCGGGCGTCCTCGCCTGGTTTCACACTGAGGACCGCGCCGCCGAGAACTTTGGGCGCGGGGGGCTTGTTGGTTGCGGGGTTCGGCTTCGCGCGCCCGGGGCCGCCGCCGAACATTTCGCGCACGAGCAGGATCTGGTTGTTGTTTCCCTTCGGGGCCGCGTCGCGCCGGGCGGCGTTCTCCGCATCAACCAGCTTCTTCAAATCAGGATTGCTGAACTGGTTGTTTTGGAACGTGACCTGGGCGAACACGTTGGCGAACGCCCAGTATTCGTCTTGCGTCCAGCGGTCGGTGGGGTGCTTGTGGCACTGGGCGCATTCGAGCCGCACACCGAGGAACGCCGCGGCCACCTTTTCGCCCCATTGCTCCGCGGGGACAGCTTGCTGCCGGCGCCAGAACAGGTCGAGCGTCTTCTTGTCGGGGTAGTCGGTCTTAAACCCCTTCGCGGACTGCTCATCGACCTTTTTGACGAACGCGATCCATGCGTCCGGGGCTTGCCCGTCCCGGCTGTTGGCCGTGAGGATGTCGCGCACGATCTGGTCGTAGGGCGCGTTCTCGGCGACGCGCTTGCGGAGCCAGTCGTGCCACATCTGCGACCGCTTCGGCTGGGTCTGCTGAGGAACTTCGAGCGCCTGGGTGTTGTTACCGGTGACGTCCGAGAGCTTCGTCGCCCACACCGCCGCGTGGAGCGGATCGGCGAGCACCTTGTCGATCATCTTCGCGCGCTTCTGCGGGTCTTTGTCCGCGACGAAGGCCCGGATCACGTCGGGGGGCGGGAGCTGCGCGAGGGCGTCAATGTAGAGCCGGCGGAGGAACGTTTCGTCCGAAGCGAGGCCCGACGGAACCACGTTCATCATCTTGAGCTTGGCGAACACTTCCGTGTCAACGAAGTTCACTTCGGGCACG
The Gemmata palustris DNA segment above includes these coding regions:
- a CDS encoding DUF1549 and DUF1553 domain-containing protein — its product is MFSRRFVYALAACFTATGVSRADVDLPTGGKVKNVDFERHIMGLVSKAGCNAGGCHGSFQGKNGFRLSLFGYEPSADFANLTRDNLGRRVNVVRPDESLLLLKATGQTQHDGGMRFGKDSWVYNVFREWIRAGAKWERGSGEIKEITVAPADFALLADAKTKQLTVTATFVDGSREDITPFCDFKITDDAIAAVSPFGLLTPRQPGDAGLTVLYRGSVKAIRVLVPSPARTEAYPSVPEVNFVDTEVFAKLKMMNVVPSGLASDETFLRRLYIDALAQLPPPDVIRAFVADKDPQKRAKMIDKVLADPLHAAVWATKLSDVTGNNTQALEVPQQTQPKRSQMWHDWLRKRVAENAPYDQIVRDILTANSRDGQAPDAWIAFVKKVDEQSAKGFKTDYPDKKTLDLFWRRQQAVPAEQWGEKVAAAFLGVRLECAQCHKHPTDRWTQDEYWAFANVFAQVTFQNNQFSNPDLKKLVDAENAARRDAAPKGNNNQILLVREMFGGGPGRAKPNPATNKPPAPKVLGGAVLSVKPGEDARVKLADWLTAPENPFFAKSFVNRVWAHYFGVGLVNPVDDFSLANPPINARLLDALTKDFIESKFDIRKLERTVLLSRTYQLSYATNESNKFDKNNFSHAFIRPLMAEQVVDVLNAAMGVEEKFTGQEEAPLGTKMVELGSSRLNGSVAYALRIFGRPPRTTACDCERATEPALPQTLFRMTDTVVLAKFAAAEGRVTALAKSKLTNEELAEELFLATLSRLPKATEKADAVQHLKDAKNRAAGVTDLMWALVNTREFILNH